The genomic DNA CGAAGGAGAATTGCTCGGTCTGCTCGGACCAAGCGGCAGCGGAAAAACCACGGTGCTGCGATTGATCGCCGGCCTGGAGGTTCCGACCGCCGGCGATATCTTCATCGACGGCAAACGGGTGAACGACCTCACCGTGCAGGAACGTAATATCGGCTTCGTCTTCCAGCATTACGCTCTATTCAAACACCTGACGGTCTTCGACAACATCGCCTTCGGTCTCAAAATCAAAAAGTGGAACCGGCGTGACATCGAACAACGCGTCACGGAACTGCTCGCACTCATGAGCCTCGAAGGACTGGGCGGTCGGTATCCGCATCAACTATCCGGCGGCCAACGACAGCGAGTCGCCATCGCCCGCGCCCTGGCCCCGCGCCCGTCGGTCTTGCTGATGGACGAACCGTTCGGCGCCGTCGATGCGAAGGTGCGGCAGGAGTTGCGCGAGTGGCTCATCCGCCTGCATACGGACCTGAACGTCACCAGCCTGTTCGTGACACACGATCAGGAAGAAGCGATGGAAGTGTCCGGCCGCATCATCGTGTTCTCCAAAGGCAAATTGGAACAGGCCGGATCTCCCGCTGATGTGTATGAAGAACCCGCCACCGAGTTTGTCGCCCGCTTCATCGGTTCGATGAATATCGTGGCCGGCGTTGTGCGGCGCGGGCAGGTCCAGGTCGGCTCGCTCGAATTCCCTGCCCCCGGCTTTTCCGACGGTCAGACGCTGCAAGTGGGCTTTCGTCCCTACTACGTAAAGGTAGCGGAAGATCCTACGCGGTACCGTCAGCAGGCGAAACTACGACACATCTACTTCCTGGGCGTGGCCTACCGACTCGAAATTGAAACCCCGGATGGACTCATCCTCCGCTCCCGCATGAACAAGGAAGAATTTCGGCGCTGCCGCTTCACCGTGGGCCAAGCCGTCTCGTTCGCTGTCACCCATTTCCGCATTCTTCCCCAGGAAGGCACGAGCCCCTCGCCGGGCGCAGAGGCCGGAAAACCGATCACCGGGCCACTGACTCCATAGCAGAGAACAGCGGCACAACCCTGACTCAACGAACCAAAGTAGGTTGGTGAGAGTTTCCGAGCGCACTCCCCTCCCACCATACTCCTAAGGAGGACCCACAATGCCTGCCCATTGTCTAGATGGCTGGAACCAACTAGTCATGCAGAATGTATGTCGAAATCTTTCAATCTTTCTCATAGTGCTGACCGCTGCGCTTGCATTCCCTTTCACGCAGGCTCAGGGTTCTGAATGGGGAGACGTACCCGCAATCAAAGGCCTCGATTTTTCGAACGTCGAAATCTACGCTCTCATCGCAGTTCAAACTCGCAACGCTGGCCAGGACACCAGCCAGCTTTACTCCCACACGATTGCTCGGCTTGCAGAGCACAAGTTAGTCGGAGTTTCGCCAGATTCGAAGGATCCCAAACCATTGAAGAACCCACGGCTTATCATTACGTTGCTTGCCAAGCAAATCCCCGACTGTCCCGACAAACTCTTGTACGTCAGAAACTTTGAGTTACGAGAACGGGCTGTTCGAGAGCGAGAGCCCGAGGTTTATACGGATGGGATCAGTTTTGGGGGAACAGATCTGCTTCCTGAGGTTATAGATGTGAACGCAGCCTCTAGGGACCGATTCGAAAAGGATCTTGATCAGATGATCGATCGGTTTGCCCAGCACTACTGGGAGTGGAACGGGAAAAATAACGTCTCCCAATAACCATAATCACGGTTGACCATGAACGGGCTGTTTGAATAAACGAAGATGCGCCAGTTCGCCGCTCGGCATAATACGGTTCATTTAAGACCGGCTCCCCGATCGTCAGTTCATGAAGAGTGCCGAATGGGTCCATGTATATGGAGTTGTAGCCTAGAACGAAGCTTTCCCAGACAAAGTCCCGGTCGCCGCCGATCCCGCGAATGTGATCGGTATCGAGAAGCATGACCTTACGGCCATCGGCTGTGGGAAGATTGCAGGCATGCCCTCATCAGCAACCTGCCAAGAACTCGCGGTGGCATAGAGGCACCAGCGCGCCTGAAACAAACACTGGCGACTGGGGTTAGTGGTAGATGATGCTCCGCTCGCGAACAGAAGATTGCTTGAGCGTCTCGCGGCCATCAGCCACGGCCCACCACTGGAGCGTTTCCTTGATCCAATTCCCCACGGCGTCGTATTCGTAGCGGTAGACTTTGCGGTCCGTGGCCTGTCCCTTGGCATTGAAGATGCGTTCTTCGTTTTGATTGCCCTGTTCGTCGTAGCGAAACTCCGAACGGCCCTGTGGTCGGCTCCGGAGATCGGACACGACTTTCTCGCGAACATGCCCCTGCTCATCATAGACGATGGCGACTTCATACCCGGTATCGAATCGATCGGTCATGACGACCTGAGTCCCGGCTGCATTGTAGTGATAGTTTCGTTCGAACCGCTCACGCACCAGCCGTCCGGCACTGTCGAAGGCATAGAGATTTCGATTGATCACTTGCACGCCATTGAAGTGAAGCCCTCTGATCGGCCGATGTGCTTCGTCGTATTCATACAAGGAGACGTTCTCAAACGTGCCGTCGCCCCAGGCTGCCAGTTCGGCGGACCGATTCCCGCGGTCATCGTAGACCGAGCGCGTCTCTTTCACGACGGCGCCCCGCGCATCCTGCACAACCTCGGCAGTCCGTCTTCCTGCCTGGTCATAGGTATAGACAAATCGAAGCGGCCATAACCCCTGAGATGTCTCCCCGCCGCCCTGAATGCGCTCGATGAGGCGACCGACCGGATCGTACCGATCGGTTTGCACCAACAGGCTCTCTCTGGTTTCGACGGACCGGACGTCACCCAGCAACCCGTCCTCCTCCCGATCGGAGAGATCGGCAGAGAAGGAGGGTATGGCAAGGCCAAGCGTGGGAAAAAGAATGAAGAAAGTCAGGAAGAAGGACGAACCTAGAAAATCCCGTCTACGCCGCGTCATGGCATCGGCTCGATCGGGCAGGGCGTACGACACGACTGTGTGAGCAGCCCACCAGACCTCTTAGTCGACAGAGGCCAATGACCCCAGGATATGATAACCCCCATCGACGTAGATCACCTCTCCGGTGATGCCGCGCCCCAAAGGACTTACGAGGAACAAGGCCGTATCGCCGACCTCGCCCTGCTCCGTCGCCCGCCGGAGCGGAGCGAACGCGCGATGGTGATCGACCATCTTACTGATACCGGACACGCCACGCGCCGCCAATGTCTTGATCGGCCCGGCTGAGACGGCATTGACCCGGATATTCTTCGGCCCCAAATCGTGAGCCAGATACCGGACCGTCGCCTCAAGCGCCGCCTTGGCCACACCCATGACATTGTAATGCGGCACCACCCGCTCGCTGCCGAGATAGGTCAGCGTCACGACCGATCCGCCTTCCGTCATCAGCGGCATCGCCGCCCGCGTGACGGCCACAAGGGAGTAGGCGCTGACATCAAGGGCCGTCGCAAATCCCTGACGGGTGGTATTCACGAATTCTCCGGTGAGCTCTTCCCGCGGAGCAAAGGCCAGGGAATGCACCAGAAAGTCCAACCGCCCCAGCTTCTCAGAGGCCTGTTTCATCATC from Nitrospira sp. ND1 includes the following:
- a CDS encoding sulfate/molybdate ABC transporter ATP-binding protein, translated to MKIEVRGLTKTFGSATAVGGVSFVVNEGELLGLLGPSGSGKTTVLRLIAGLEVPTAGDIFIDGKRVNDLTVQERNIGFVFQHYALFKHLTVFDNIAFGLKIKKWNRRDIEQRVTELLALMSLEGLGGRYPHQLSGGQRQRVAIARALAPRPSVLLMDEPFGAVDAKVRQELREWLIRLHTDLNVTSLFVTHDQEEAMEVSGRIIVFSKGKLEQAGSPADVYEEPATEFVARFIGSMNIVAGVVRRGQVQVGSLEFPAPGFSDGQTLQVGFRPYYVKVAEDPTRYRQQAKLRHIYFLGVAYRLEIETPDGLILRSRMNKEEFRRCRFTVGQAVSFAVTHFRILPQEGTSPSPGAEAGKPITGPLTP
- a CDS encoding RHS repeat domain-containing protein — protein: MTRRRRDFLGSSFFLTFFILFPTLGLAIPSFSADLSDREEDGLLGDVRSVETRESLLVQTDRYDPVGRLIERIQGGGETSQGLWPLRFVYTYDQAGRRTAEVVQDARGAVVKETRSVYDDRGNRSAELAAWGDGTFENVSLYEYDEAHRPIRGLHFNGVQVINRNLYAFDSAGRLVRERFERNYHYNAAGTQVVMTDRFDTGYEVAIVYDEQGHVREKVVSDLRSRPQGRSEFRYDEQGNQNEERIFNAKGQATDRKVYRYEYDAVGNWIKETLQWWAVADGRETLKQSSVRERSIIYH
- a CDS encoding enoyl-ACP reductase, translating into MLLEGKKGLIIGVANKHSIAWAIAQAAAREGAQMLFSYQNERLRENVEELVQTLPGASACVCDVGDDSQIDAMMKQASEKLGRLDFLVHSLAFAPREELTGEFVNTTRQGFATALDVSAYSLVAVTRAAMPLMTEGGSVVTLTYLGSERVVPHYNVMGVAKAALEATVRYLAHDLGPKNIRVNAVSAGPIKTLAARGVSGISKMVDHHRAFAPLRRATEQGEVGDTALFLVSPLGRGITGEVIYVDGGYHILGSLASVD